The following coding sequences are from one Alosa alosa isolate M-15738 ecotype Scorff River chromosome 3, AALO_Geno_1.1, whole genome shotgun sequence window:
- the fzd7a gene encoding frizzled-7a, translating to MAVSNDWVQASGLAVALICLILQPCSGQYHGEKGISIPEHGFCQPISIPLCTDIAYNQTIMPNLLGHTNQEDAGLEVHQFYPLVKVQCSMDLKFFLCSMYAPVCTVLEQAIPPCRSLCERARQGCEALMNKFGFQWPERLRCEYFPVHGAGEICVGQNTSDTGSPTSDPTPFQPELITHPNIVRPPHQFSCPLQLEVPPYLNYYFMGVKDCGAPCEPTKPNGLMYFREEEVKFGRLWVGIWSILCCVSTLFTVLTYLVDMRRFRYPERCIIFLSGCYFMVAVAYAAGFFLEDKVVCIDKFNDDGYKTVAQGTKKEGCTILFMILYFFGMASSIWWVLLSLTWFLSAGMKWGHEAIEANSQYFHLAAWAVPAVKTITILAMGQVDGDILTGVCYVGIYNVDALRGFVLAPLFVYLFIGTSFLLAGFVSLFRIRTIMKHDGTKTEKLEKLMVRIGVFSVLYTVPATIVIACYFYEQAFRPQWEKTWHLQTCKRFAVPCPAHNFAPVTPDFTVFMIKYLMTMIVGITSGFWIWSGKTLQSWRRFYKRLSNSNQGETTV from the coding sequence ATGGCGGTATCGAATGACTGGGTACAAGCGAGTGGACTAGCTGTTGCCCTGATATGCTTGATTTTGCAGCCGTGTTCTGGACAGTATCATGGGGAGAAGGGCATTTCAATTCCCGAGCATGGGTTTTGTCAGCCAATTTCTATACCACTTTGCACAGACATTGCTTACAACCAAACCATTATGCCAAATCTTTTGGGTCACACCAACCAGGAGGACGCTGGTCTGGAGGTACACCAGTTTTACCCCCTGGTCAAAGTGCAGTGTTCCATGGACTTAAAATTTTTCCTATGCTCCATGTACGCCCCGGTGTGCACCGTGCTGGAGCAGGCGATCCCGCCGTGTCGCTCGTTGTGTGAGCGGGCCAGGCAGGGGTGCGAGGCGCTGATGAACAAATTCGGCTTTCAGTGGCCCGAGCGGCTGCGATGCGAGTATTTCCCAGTTCACGGAGCAGGGGAGATCTGCGTGGGACAGAACACCTCAGACACGGGGAGCCCTACGTCCGACCCGACGCCTTTCCAGCCGGAATTAATCACACATCCGAACATTGTGCGTCCCCCTCACCAGTTCTCTTGCCCTCTCCAGCTCGAGGTGCCCCCGTATCTGAATTACTACTTCATGGGAGTGAAAGACTGCGGGGCTCCCTGCGAACCCACCAAACCCAATGGACTCATGTACTTTCGGGAGGAAGAGGTTAAGTTCGGCAGGCTCTGGGTTGGAATTTGGTCAATTTTGTGCTGCGTGAGTACTCTTTTTACCGTGCTCACCTATCTAGTGGACATGAGGCGTTTCCGCTACCCGGAGAGGTGCATAATATTTCTTTCTGGCTGCTACTTTATGGTGGCTGTGGCTTACGCAGCGGGATTCTTCTTGGAGGATAAAGTTGTGTGCATTGACAAATTCAACGACGACGGTTACAAAACCGTTGCACAGGGCACCAAGAAGGAGGGCTGCACCATCCTGTTCATGATCCTGTACTTTTTCGGCATGGCGAGCTCCATTTGGTGGGTCCTCCTTTCGCTCACATGGTTCCTCTCCGCCGGCATGAAGTGGGGTCACGAGGCCATCGAAGCCAACTCTCAATACTTCCACCTCGCCGCCTGGGCCGTGCCTGCGGTTAAAACCATTACCATCCTCGCCATGGGCCAGGTTGACGGAGACATCCTGACCGGCGTCTGCTACGTGGGTATCTACAACGTGGACGCCCTGCGCGGCTTCGTCCTCGCGCCCCTCTTCGTCTACCTCTTCATTGGCACGTCGTTCCTGCTCGCGGGCTTCGTGTCTCTGTTCCGGATCAGAACCATCATGAAACACGATGGCACGAAGACGGAGAAGCTGGAGAAACTGATGGTGCGCATTGGGGTGTTCAGCGTCCTTTATACCGTTCCGGCCACCATAGTGATTGCCTGCTATTTCTATGAACAAGCGTTCCGTCCCCAGTGGGAAAAGACCTGGCACTTGCAGACGTGCAAACGCTTCGCTGTGCCATGCCCGGCGCACAACTTTGCGCCAGTGACCCCGGACTTCACAGTTTTTATGATTAAGTACCTCATGACAATGATCGTGGGCATCACCTCCGGCTTCTGGATATGGTCAGGAAAAACCCTGCAGTCCTGGCGCCGATTCTACAAACGACTCAGCAACAGCAACCAGGGAGAGACCACAGTATGA